In one Leptospira mtsangambouensis genomic region, the following are encoded:
- a CDS encoding SH3 domain-containing protein, with amino-acid sequence MVSVPLLKKFCRGTEFSNFFSNLRQVLILNFFSVFLLILVGPVLGAPTLQEKSKQTKPSELVKRDSNSQIVIPVIGLNLHLFADQKSDVLRKLKFGEPVSFDKDSLESPKEDWIPVKLEDGLSGFIKRSIVRSVPPKQYLSTLLFEAERMILSNQIDFPAKQEITDTIFAISSAGKFTGDDFIFIRAKAGFFLKKTVDLMNTKGIKPDNDPGTLEFLKRHQTRLLYDYNSGKYYVDSNYFWKLLEAYPKTKHSDYAGYLATESMPNADCNVDLKCRLEEMRKGKLRYIYLFPTGNYINLYTKDLVNNLQSMTKDPDSIPCFAPVGEGIKSEINQMIRYASEIGPREKKQILPHLQILKKECFR; translated from the coding sequence ATGGTGTCTGTCCCTTTACTGAAAAAATTTTGTAGAGGGACAGAGTTTTCTAACTTCTTCTCTAATTTGCGACAGGTTTTGATTTTAAATTTTTTTTCAGTTTTCCTTTTAATTCTGGTAGGTCCCGTTTTAGGAGCACCCACCTTACAAGAAAAATCCAAACAGACCAAACCCTCTGAACTTGTAAAACGGGATTCCAACTCCCAAATTGTGATTCCGGTGATTGGTCTCAACTTACATTTGTTTGCTGATCAGAAAAGTGATGTGTTGCGAAAACTAAAATTTGGAGAACCAGTTTCCTTTGACAAGGATTCGCTGGAAAGCCCCAAAGAAGATTGGATTCCTGTAAAATTAGAAGACGGGCTTTCTGGGTTTATCAAACGTTCTATTGTTCGTTCGGTTCCGCCCAAACAGTATTTGTCTACTTTGTTATTTGAAGCAGAACGAATGATTCTTTCCAATCAAATTGATTTTCCTGCCAAACAAGAGATTACCGATACTATTTTTGCCATTTCTTCTGCGGGAAAATTTACAGGGGATGATTTTATATTTATCCGAGCCAAAGCCGGATTTTTCCTAAAAAAAACAGTCGATCTTATGAATACAAAAGGAATCAAACCGGACAATGATCCAGGTACTTTGGAATTTTTAAAACGCCACCAAACCAGGTTGTTGTATGATTATAATTCTGGGAAATACTATGTAGATTCAAATTATTTTTGGAAACTACTAGAAGCATATCCAAAAACAAAACATTCGGATTACGCCGGTTATTTGGCAACAGAAAGTATGCCGAATGCAGATTGTAATGTGGATTTGAAATGTCGTTTGGAAGAAATGAGAAAGGGAAAACTTCGTTATATCTATTTATTTCCCACTGGTAATTATATTAATTTATACACTAAAGATTTAGTAAACAATTTGCAATCGATGACAAAAGATCCAGATTCTATCCCTTGTTTTGCTCCAGTGGGGGAAGGGATCAAATCAGAAATCAATCAAATGATTCGATATGCTTCAGAAATTGGACCTCGTGAAAAAAAACAAATCCTTCCTCATTTACAAATCCTAAAGAAAGAATGTTTTCGTTAA
- a CDS encoding alpha/beta fold hydrolase, producing the protein MKLSYKLYPFQQNSENEKSLGDIIILHGLFGSSKNWVTVAKFLSNFGSVYTVDQRNHGDSPHASEHSIRLMSEDLEEFILDHQIKNPILLGHSMGGLVAMYFDFTHPCVLNALVVQDIAPRSYPFGYDQEIQSMSFPLEGFTSRTQIDTEMAKFLPDTFIRQFLQMSLERLDSGEYRWKLNVEGLNQARRVFDHPFPEKISSDTNTLFILGGSSDYIKDTDETLIQDTFSHLTMESILGGGHYIHYTHQAEYLEILKNWFQSKISNH; encoded by the coding sequence GTGAAATTAAGTTACAAACTGTATCCATTCCAGCAAAATTCAGAGAATGAAAAATCTTTAGGTGATATTATCATCTTACATGGATTATTCGGTTCATCAAAAAACTGGGTGACCGTGGCAAAGTTTTTATCAAACTTCGGTTCAGTTTATACTGTTGACCAAAGAAACCATGGAGATTCTCCCCATGCTTCTGAACACTCTATCCGATTGATGTCAGAGGATTTGGAAGAATTCATTTTGGACCACCAAATCAAAAATCCGATTTTACTTGGTCACTCTATGGGTGGGCTTGTGGCAATGTATTTTGATTTTACTCATCCCTGCGTTTTGAATGCTTTGGTTGTGCAAGACATTGCACCAAGGTCCTATCCTTTTGGATATGATCAGGAAATCCAGTCTATGTCTTTTCCCTTGGAAGGATTCACTTCGCGGACTCAAATTGATACTGAGATGGCAAAATTTTTACCGGATACCTTTATTCGTCAGTTTTTACAAATGAGTTTGGAAAGGTTAGATTCGGGTGAGTATCGTTGGAAACTCAATGTGGAAGGACTGAATCAGGCAAGGCGAGTTTTTGATCATCCTTTTCCTGAAAAGATATCTTCCGACACAAATACTCTTTTTATTCTCGGGGGATCTTCAGACTATATTAAGGATACGGATGAAACCTTAATTCAGGATACTTTTTCTCATTTAACAATGGAAAGTATTTTGGGAGGTGGACATTATATTCATTATACCCATCAAGCAGAGTATTTAGAAATTTTAAAGAATTGGTTTCAATCGAAAATCTCCAACCACTGA
- a CDS encoding DNA repair helicase XPB, with amino-acid sequence MTKPLTVQSDKTMLLEVDNPEFEACRDLVSKFAELEKSPEYMHTYRISPLSLWNAASIKMTADEIIEGLTKFARYSVPKNVMNEVREQISRYGKVKLVKEESGELYIISNEKGFITEIANNRAVQPFVDGMEGDKIRIKKEYRGHIKQALIKIGFPVEDLAGYDEGNKYPFNLRPVTVGGIKFGMRDYQRASVEAFHAGGRNEGGSGVVVLPCGAGKTIVGMGVMQIVGAETLILVTNTLSIRQWRNEILDKTDIPESDIGEYSGELKEIKPITIATYNILTHRKKKGGDFTHFHIFSANNWGLIVYDEVHLLPAPVFRMTSELQAKRRLGLTATLVREDGLEEDVFSLIGPKKYDVPWKELEAKSWIAEANCVEIRVPMEDDLRMKYSVADDREKFRLASENPEKLRAISYILKKHSTNNILVIGQYINQLEEISNTFKIPLITGKTPLPERQELYQAFRSGQIKQLVVSKVANFSIDLPDANIAIQVSGTFGSRQEEAQRLGRILRPKAQDNTAIFYSLISRDTNEERFGQNRQLFLTEQGYEYEIYTLDQFKETVPEESLTK; translated from the coding sequence ATGACCAAGCCACTCACCGTACAAAGTGACAAAACAATGCTTCTAGAGGTTGATAACCCAGAATTTGAAGCCTGTCGGGACCTCGTTTCCAAGTTTGCTGAGCTCGAAAAAAGCCCGGAATATATGCATACGTATCGCATTTCTCCACTTTCTTTGTGGAATGCTGCTTCCATTAAAATGACGGCAGATGAGATCATTGAAGGTTTAACTAAGTTTGCACGTTATTCCGTTCCTAAAAACGTAATGAATGAAGTGAGAGAACAAATCTCTCGTTACGGAAAAGTAAAACTAGTGAAGGAAGAATCTGGGGAATTGTATATCATTTCCAACGAAAAAGGATTCATTACTGAAATTGCGAATAACCGCGCCGTTCAACCCTTTGTGGATGGAATGGAAGGTGATAAAATTCGTATCAAAAAAGAATACCGCGGTCACATCAAACAAGCGTTAATCAAAATTGGTTTCCCTGTGGAAGACCTTGCTGGTTACGATGAAGGAAATAAATATCCATTTAATTTGCGCCCTGTTACCGTTGGTGGTATCAAGTTTGGAATGCGTGACTACCAAAGAGCTTCGGTTGAGGCCTTCCATGCTGGTGGACGTAACGAAGGGGGATCTGGGGTTGTGGTCCTTCCTTGCGGTGCGGGAAAAACCATTGTGGGGATGGGGGTTATGCAAATTGTCGGAGCAGAAACTCTGATTCTTGTTACGAACACTTTGTCCATTCGTCAGTGGAGAAATGAAATTTTAGACAAAACCGATATCCCTGAATCGGACATCGGTGAGTATTCGGGTGAACTCAAAGAAATCAAACCGATTACCATTGCAACTTATAATATCTTAACTCATCGAAAGAAAAAAGGTGGGGACTTCACACACTTTCATATTTTCAGCGCTAACAACTGGGGACTGATTGTTTATGATGAGGTTCACTTATTACCAGCTCCTGTATTTCGTATGACTTCAGAACTCCAAGCCAAACGTAGGTTAGGTTTGACTGCGACTCTTGTTCGTGAAGATGGACTAGAAGAAGATGTGTTTTCTCTCATTGGTCCTAAAAAGTATGATGTACCATGGAAAGAACTCGAAGCCAAGTCTTGGATTGCTGAAGCCAATTGTGTGGAAATTCGTGTTCCTATGGAAGATGATCTTCGTATGAAGTATTCTGTGGCTGATGACCGTGAGAAGTTTCGTTTGGCATCGGAAAATCCAGAAAAACTCCGTGCGATCAGTTATATTCTAAAAAAACACTCCACTAACAACATTTTGGTGATTGGGCAGTATATCAATCAGTTAGAAGAAATTTCGAACACTTTCAAAATTCCTTTGATTACTGGAAAAACTCCGCTGCCTGAAAGACAAGAGCTCTACCAAGCGTTCCGTTCTGGTCAAATCAAACAACTTGTGGTTTCTAAGGTGGCAAACTTCTCCATCGACTTACCAGATGCGAACATTGCCATCCAGGTATCGGGAACCTTTGGTTCCAGACAAGAAGAGGCGCAGCGTCTAGGGCGTATCCTTCGTCCGAAAGCCCAAGACAACACGGCCATTTTTTACTCGCTGATTTCGCGTGATACGAACGAAGAAAGGTTTGGTCAAAACAGACAGCTCTTCCTCACCGAACAAGGGTATGAATACGAAATTTATACTCTGGATCAGTTCAAAGAAACAGTTCCAGAGGAATCACTCACTAAATAG
- the dusA gene encoding tRNA dihydrouridine(20/20a) synthase DusA: MMDWTDRHFRFFIRLISKRALLYTEMVTTGAILRGKDNHRYLDFSKEEHPVALQLGGDSPTALAECAKIGEDYGYDEINLNVGCPSDRVQSGSFGACLMKEPELVAEMVSACKTKVKIPVTVKHRIGVNGKESYEDLYHFVSKIKEAGVDHSIVHARIAILEGLSPKENRTVPPLRYQDVYRLKDEFPDLPITINGGIKTHAEIKEHLTKVDGVMIGRAAYDNPFLFHEVDQLYFGAKENPLSREEVLRELISYIHSALKKDGKVHHILRHILGLYFGERGAREFRKFLTDRMHLPYANESILLDYLKR, from the coding sequence ATGATGGACTGGACGGACAGACATTTCCGGTTTTTTATCCGGCTTATCTCCAAACGCGCGTTACTCTATACGGAGATGGTGACCACAGGTGCCATCCTTCGTGGAAAAGACAACCATAGATATTTAGATTTTTCAAAAGAAGAACATCCCGTTGCTCTCCAGTTAGGTGGCGATTCACCCACGGCACTGGCTGAATGTGCCAAAATTGGGGAAGATTATGGTTATGATGAAATCAATCTGAATGTGGGTTGTCCTTCTGATAGGGTCCAAAGTGGCAGTTTCGGTGCCTGTCTAATGAAAGAACCAGAACTTGTTGCTGAGATGGTCTCCGCTTGTAAGACAAAGGTCAAAATTCCAGTTACCGTCAAACATCGAATTGGTGTGAACGGAAAAGAAAGTTACGAGGATTTATATCATTTTGTTTCCAAAATTAAGGAAGCAGGAGTGGATCATAGCATCGTTCATGCTAGGATTGCGATTTTAGAAGGACTTTCTCCCAAAGAAAATCGAACAGTTCCTCCCCTCCGTTATCAAGATGTTTATCGATTAAAAGATGAATTCCCCGATTTACCAATAACGATCAATGGGGGAATTAAAACCCATGCTGAGATTAAAGAACATCTAACAAAAGTAGATGGAGTCATGATAGGGCGTGCGGCTTACGACAATCCATTTTTATTTCATGAAGTGGACCAATTGTATTTTGGAGCAAAAGAAAATCCTCTTTCGAGAGAAGAAGTGCTTCGTGAACTTATCTCCTATATTCACTCGGCTCTTAAAAAAGACGGAAAAGTGCATCATATTCTACGCCATATTTTGGGACTTTATTTTGGAGAAAGGGGAGCCAGAGAATTTCGAAAATTTCTCACGGATCGAATGCATCTTCCTTACGCCAACGAATCCATCCTTCTGGATTATTTAAAACGTTAA
- a CDS encoding pyridoxal phosphate-dependent aminotransferase, whose translation MKLVAKRLDVVEPSPTLAITAKANQLKASGLDVVGFGAGEPDFDTPAHIKEAAKKAMDQGKTKYTPVSGTVSLKEAIIRKFETENGLKYEKNQIIVGTGGKQVLYNFFMATLNPGDEVIIPAPYWVSYADIVRLAEGTPVIVATDISNGFKITPEQLEKAITPKTKVFIFNSPSNPTGAAYTRSDVEALVKVLEPKDIITVSDDIYEKIIYDGLEFVNPAMISPKMKEKTFVINGVSKAYSMTGWRIGYGAGNAEIVKNMDTMQGQSTSNASSISQAAAEAALTGDQTPVTEMLKAFDKRRKLIVGLLREIPGVECRMPEGAFYAFPYITGVYATPGFKRLLAEKKESSYSKLFCDVLLDKYNVAAVPGIAFGDDKAIRLSYALGDKDIEKGVARIKQMVEDLQK comes from the coding sequence ATGAAACTTGTAGCAAAACGACTGGATGTCGTAGAACCTTCTCCCACTCTCGCGATCACTGCCAAAGCCAATCAGTTGAAAGCGAGTGGACTTGATGTTGTTGGATTTGGAGCAGGGGAACCTGACTTTGATACACCAGCACATATCAAAGAAGCTGCCAAAAAGGCAATGGACCAAGGGAAAACCAAATACACTCCTGTGAGTGGAACTGTTTCTTTGAAAGAGGCCATCATTCGTAAATTTGAAACCGAAAATGGTCTGAAATACGAAAAGAACCAAATCATTGTAGGAACAGGTGGAAAACAGGTTCTCTACAATTTTTTTATGGCGACTCTCAATCCTGGTGACGAGGTAATCATCCCTGCACCGTATTGGGTGAGTTATGCGGATATCGTTCGTTTGGCGGAAGGAACACCGGTGATTGTGGCAACAGACATTTCCAATGGATTTAAAATCACACCAGAACAATTGGAAAAAGCCATCACTCCCAAAACTAAAGTTTTTATTTTTAATTCTCCATCGAACCCAACAGGTGCGGCTTACACTCGTTCGGATGTAGAAGCACTGGTAAAAGTTTTGGAACCAAAAGATATCATAACAGTTTCTGATGATATTTATGAAAAAATCATTTATGATGGATTGGAATTTGTAAATCCCGCCATGATTTCACCTAAGATGAAGGAAAAAACCTTTGTCATCAATGGTGTGTCCAAAGCATACTCGATGACAGGTTGGAGGATTGGATACGGGGCAGGAAACGCAGAGATTGTGAAAAACATGGACACCATGCAAGGACAATCCACAAGCAATGCTTCCTCCATTTCCCAAGCAGCTGCTGAGGCTGCGCTCACTGGAGACCAAACACCTGTGACAGAAATGCTGAAGGCCTTTGACAAACGTCGTAAACTCATCGTGGGATTATTGCGTGAGATTCCAGGTGTGGAATGTCGGATGCCAGAAGGTGCTTTTTATGCCTTCCCTTATATCACGGGTGTTTACGCAACTCCTGGGTTCAAACGACTACTCGCAGAGAAAAAAGAAAGTTCTTATTCCAAACTTTTTTGTGATGTCCTCCTTGATAAATACAATGTGGCCGCAGTGCCAGGCATAGCTTTTGGGGATGATAAAGCCATTCGTTTGTCTTATGCGTTAGGTGATAAAGACATTGAAAAAGGTGTGGCTCGCATCAAACAAATGGTTGAGGATTTACAAAAATAG